A stretch of the Lactuca sativa cultivar Salinas chromosome 9, Lsat_Salinas_v11, whole genome shotgun sequence genome encodes the following:
- the LOC128128777 gene encoding E3 ubiquitin-protein ligase RGLG5-like yields MGGKSSKNSKPKGGKYSQSTSSCSNNQYGGYPSQPSSSTPAYGAQPPKPQKKLEKRYSRIADNYNSLEQVTQALSSAGLESSNLIVGIDFTKSNEWTGN; encoded by the exons ATGGGGGGCAAGAGTTCTAAGAATTCAAAGCCAAAAGGAGGGAAGTATAGCCAATCGACATCATCTTGTTCAAACAATCAGTACGGCGGTTATCCTTCGCAGCCATCTTCCTCTACTCCGGCCTACGGCGCACAACCTCCTAAACCACAAAAGAAGCTCGAGAAACGATATTCACGAATCGCTGATAATTACAATTCTCTAGAACAG GTGACACAGGCTCTTTCAAGTGCAGGACTCGAGTCTTCCAACCTCATCGTCGGCATTGATTTCACCAAAAGCAATGAATGGACAGGCAATTAA